A region of the Candidatus Limnocylindrales bacterium genome:
ACAAGGCGCGGGGCGGGCGCACCTGCGCGCTGCGATCGGGTCTTGGCGTCCAGGCCAATGACGGCGTTCCATCCGAAGCGCTGGATTCTCTTGCTATTCCAGCGAGGACGGCACTACCGCACGTCCGGCGCGTAGCTCATCGTACCACCAGTCGGCGAAGCCGTTACGGATCAGCCACTCGATGCGGTCGCCTCGCCATACGACCTTCTCGCGTTCATACGGCGACGGCGCATCGACGAACTTCTCGCGCACGGCATTCTTTACGAGCTCGAGGTCCTCGCGCACTGCCGGGATGTCGCGCATGCGCACGTTCCAGCGGCTGAGGTTGCGATGATCTTGCAGCGAAATCCCAAGAGCGCGCAGCGAGGTGAGGTGCGGGAACAAGGCGAAGTCCGCGATCGAAAGCGAGCCGCACAGGTACTCGCGTCCATCCAGCGCCTTCTCGAGCCGGCTCAGAACGATGCCGATGTCACGCATGCCGGCCTCGACCAGTCCCGGCGGCGGCTGGTCGTGTCGCTGCAGGGTCGGCCAGGTCCACAACGAGATGTCGTGGGTCAGCGCATCGATCAGGCCGTCCGCCAGACGCTCCCAGGCGCGCGCCTCGACTCGCACCGCGGGATCGGCCGGCAGCAGCGCAGGCTGCGGATAGCGGTGCTCGAGGTAGGCGACGATGTCGGAGGAATTGACGACGATGAGCCCGTCATCATCGAGCACCGGCACCTCGCCGCGCGGATTGACCGCATGCAGGTCAGCGAGCTCGGAGACGGCCAGCGAGTCTTTGCGCTCGTAGTCGAGGTTCTTGTGCGACAGGACCAGACGCACCTTGCGGGCGAAGGGGCTGAACGGATTGTCGTAGAGGATTCTTGCCATGGGTGGCCTCGCTTGTGAGAACGGGCGCAGCACGGGGTTGGCATCTGCCGCTTGGCGGTACGCCGCTCAGCCGAGGAATACATTGTCTCCGTGCCACAGCAGTGCCTCGCGTGACGGCTGGTCGCGCTCGGCCTTCGGCACGTGGATCTCGCGCCCGTGCAGCGGGTAATAGGAACGGCCGTTCTCGAAATCCGCCTTCAGGCGCGAGCTGACCAGGAATCTGCGGTCGGCGTCGATCGTCACGTAGCCCTTGTCGAAGAGGCGGTGGATGTCCGAGCGCAGGAGCAGGCCGTTGCTGACGCGATGCTCGCCGTCGCGGGAGTAAGGCCGGATGTGCGCGGCCTCCAGCGCCGGCAGCGAGTGCTCACCGGTGATGGCGCAGGCACGCGCATAGGCGTCGGTGACGGCGATGCGAAAGATGCCCTGCCCTACGCGCGGCATCACCAGCGTCGGTTTGCCGTATCGCTCCTGCGGCGCGGCGTCGGCAACGAGCATCGGCTGCGCGAGCGCCGCGCCCGACTGCACTCGCGCCAGGCATTCGCGGTAGATGCGGGCGCCCTCGCCGCTCTGGAGCT
Encoded here:
- a CDS encoding glutathione S-transferase family protein; its protein translation is MARILYDNPFSPFARKVRLVLSHKNLDYERKDSLAVSELADLHAVNPRGEVPVLDDDGLIVVNSSDIVAYLEHRYPQPALLPADPAVRVEARAWERLADGLIDALTHDISLWTWPTLQRHDQPPPGLVEAGMRDIGIVLSRLEKALDGREYLCGSLSIADFALFPHLTSLRALGISLQDHRNLSRWNVRMRDIPAVREDLELVKNAVREKFVDAPSPYEREKVVWRGDRIEWLIRNGFADWWYDELRAGRAVVPSSLE
- a CDS encoding HNH endonuclease, yielding MQGLILNTDFDWYSFLRDRQPLDEVNFWQPSGATTFHRTAPGTPVFFKLKAAHAHAVCGFGIFASASVLPAWLAWDSFGERNGAATFDAMIFRLEKYRPGDRRDAAGRYNVGCLMIGSPAFFERSEWIAGPADWKGQTVQGKAEELQSGEGARIYRECLARVQSGAALAQPMLVADAAPQERYGKPTLVMPRVGQGIFRIAVTDAYARACAITGEHSLPALEAAHIRPYSRDGEHRVSNGLLLRSDIHRLFDKGYVTIDADRRFLVSSRLKADFENGRSYYPLHGREIHVPKAERDQPSREALLWHGDNVFLG